From a single Lolium rigidum isolate FL_2022 chromosome 7, APGP_CSIRO_Lrig_0.1, whole genome shotgun sequence genomic region:
- the LOC124671857 gene encoding SUPPRESSOR OF GAMMA RESPONSE 1-like, with product MAKRSSLFTEPSCRGEGCLLPWAKHFGEMHGGHVAVLSARAYLRARFGHPHSHLITCQKFPSHRMLSAPSLPAPLSGSLAQSPTAPEQPPVAAQPGVHGRISCRSLVINGKIIAAMIRNSSTEIKELIAAAWKECPNCEYHMHNDDVSSQWPGLPVGVKFDPTDQELIGHLEGKVGRAASHVLIDNFIPMIKEEEGICYTHPKNLPGIKMDGSSSYFFHKISNAYEVGKRKRRKISNSNATDCDEKMRWHKTGKSSRILDNGVIKGWKKILVLHKCYNKKRVKTNWTMHQCHLGAEVGEKHGELVVSKVFWQVKNNTRKSQMHVADVESGSEINPTTPNMYPPQPRRLSGSPLETEQNQDEEEPGSSAFQGNAAPPPLLNTDIHENPTPLNFTDIEMLDELPDLDSILLDDSLDWLYENEAWRKEEEHRSEEGSEVTAQRRETAFPCDV from the exons ATGGCAAAGCGGAGTTCACTGTTCACTGAGCCCAGCTGTAGAGGGGAGGGTTGCTTGTTACCGTGGGCAAAACATTTTGGAGAGATGCACGGTGGTCACGTTGCGGTCCTCTCGGCCCGCGCCTATTTAAGGGCACGCTTCGGCCACCCGCACTCCCACCTCATCACTTGCCAAAAGTTCCCTTCCCACCGGATGCTCTCCGCTCCCTCTCTCCCCGCTCCGCTCTCAGGCTCCCTAGCCCAGTCCCCGACCGCCCCGGAGCAGCCTCCCGTTGCAGCGCAGCCGGGCGTCCATGGCAGG ATTTCCTGCAGGTCATTGGTTATTAATGGCAAGATAATTGCTGCCATGATTAGAAACTCAAGTACAGAAATCAAGGAATTGATCGCAGCAGCGTGGAAGGAGTGCCCAAATTGCGAATATCACATGCATAATGACGAT GTTTCATCACAGTGGCCAGGACTCCCTGTTGGTGTTAAGTTTGATCCAACTGATCAGGAACTGATTGGACACTTGGAAGGAAAGGTTGGGAGGGCAGCATCTCATGTACTAATAGATAACTTTATTCCAATGataaaggaagaggaaggaaTCTGCTATACACATCCCAAAAATCTCCCTG GTATCAAGATGGATGGGAGCAGCAGCTATTTCTTCCACAAAATATCAAATGCTTATGAAGTTGGCAAGCGCAAGCGTCGCAAGATCAGCAATAGTAATGCCACTGATTGTGATGAGAAGATGAGATGGCACAAGACTGGAAAATCTTCACGCATCTTGGATAATGGCGTCATAAAAGGCTGGAAGAAAATACTGGTTCTTCACAAGTGCTACAATAAAAAAAGAGTTAAAACTAACTGGACGATGCATCAGTGTCACCTTGGGGCAGAGGTAGGTGAAAAGCACGGGGAGCTTGTTGTGTCGAAAGTCTTTTGGCAGGTTAAAAACAACACTCGGAAGTCGCAGATGCATGTTGCTGATGTCGAATCCGGTTCGGAAATCAATCCTACAACCCCAAATATGTACCCTCCACAGCCTCGTCGTTTAAGCGGTAGCCCATTGGAAACGGAGCAGAATCAG GATGAGGAAGAGCCTGGCTCATCTGCATTTCAGGGCAATGCGGCACCGCCTCCACTGTTGAACACCGACATCCATGAGAATCCGACGCCTCTCAACTTCACCGACATAGAAATGCTCGACGAATTACCCGACTTGGATTCTATATTATTGGAT GATAGCCTCGACTGGCTGTACGAAAATGAGGCATGGCGCAAAGAGGAGGAGCACCGGTCGGAAGAGGGTTCTGAAGTAACCGCTCAACGCAGAGAAACTGCATTTCCTTGTGATGTATGA